AGTGCTGTACTCCCTTCTCATGCGCAAGGGAAAATCAAAGGAGAATGAGGTTTCCCACCTGAAATGGCTGGATGATCTTTTTTAAAGAGCGCTAAAATGCAAAATGAGCAGGAAAATATATGCTCAACTGCCGCATCATATGAGTAGCTTCTTATTGAAACAAGAAGTAAATGTGAGTAGTTACCAGAGCTTGGTAGTCTATTTATAAGTGAGATACCCCATAGTCTTTTTGATTAGACGTGTAGCTTTGTATTCATTGAATAGAAAACCTGTTCATGCCGCATATATAGTCTGGGAATTCTGGAAAAAGCATCAGTTTCCTTAGATTAATAGAAATACTACAAACTTATAGGATCAGTGGTCTTAGCATGAACTAATAACTAACACTCTAAGCCTGTAGGATAGTTCATCCTAGTCATAACTGGAACTCAGGAGCCTTGTAGGAAAGAACTACGTGCCTGTTTGGATAAGCTtctaaaaagtaaattatactGTTAACAACTAAAAGTCATAAGTAGGGGATACCCTACTTTTGGCTTAGTTAATACTTTTTTGGCCTAAAGGTGAGTGCTTAAAAGCACTTTTTAGCTTTTTCAAACACCTCCGAAACTGAAAAAGTGgttaaaaatcaaaagtacctaaaaataagtaaatccAAACACcccctaattcattttattttgaaagatgCAATTTCAGCCACTGCATAAAACTATCAGTGACACAACAAATCTCAGTGCAGGAATAAATAGTAAGATGCTACAGACATGTTGTGAGCACTTCACTGACAAATTTTGCAGAATACAGTTTGGTTTCTGATTTAGCCTGTGGCAACCTTTTCGtctcttttccttttccttatttgtttccccATTTTCTCGTACTTTACTGGATACAGATTTTAAACATGCCCACATCTCTATTGTctaaactcttttctgtttggtTCAGGTTGTAGTTGACAAGTTCTCCGGCCGATCTAAAGGATTTGGTTTTGTTACATTTGATGAAAAGAAAGCAATGGAAGAGGCCATTGACGCAATGAATGGGATGGATTTGGATGGCCGTGCTATCACTGTGGACAAAGCCCAGCCTCAACAAAGTTCAGGTAGAGATTATGATAGTAATCGGCCCCATGACCGTGACAGAGATCGAGGTCGTGATCGCAGTCGCAGTGATCGTGAATATGGAGGTGGGCGGGGATCTGGTGGTGGAGAGTGCTTTAAGTGTGGCAAGCCAGGGCACTTTGCTAGAGAATGCCCTAGTGAAGAAGGTCGTGGTGGTCGGTATGGCGGCAGAGATGATAGGTATGGTGGTGGCGGAGGTGGTGGTTCTAGAGGTAGTGGTTATGGACCTGAAAGAAATGGCGATCGCTTTGGAAATTGCAGCAGCAGGGATGGAGGTGGACATGGGGGAGGTGAACGATATAACCGTGATCGTTCAGGGCCATACGATCGTCGGGGTTCTGGCTCTCGCGCTGGTTAATGCTTTAAGGTGCGTAGGTATTTTGGACTTTCTGATTTTACTGTATGATGTTCATGGAGCCATTTAATTGTGGTACCTGAAGTTTAACCTGTCGGTTGCAGCTGAAGAGCTAGGCGCCAACCAAGCTGGATACAGAGGGTTTGAAGTATGTCTCATGGCATCTTGTTTCCTTGGCCTGTGAGAAGTGGATCGATCTTTTGAACTTATGAAACCTGGCACTTTAATCTACTGTTCTATGTCCATAAATGTTCTATAGTATGGATTGACTGGGATCTTATGCGTGCTTAATTCACACTTATGAATGTGGTCTCACACTTTTGAATGCTACTATGGCTGCTGGTTATTTGCTTTGTTGGCTTGGAAAGTAGAATACTGTTGTTTGCTGCCGGAACCATAATGATCTCTTGTGTTCACAATTGTACCTCTGAAATTTTGTGGTGATAGATGGGTCTGATGAATTGCCAGAAATATGTATTGCCGATAAATTTCTGTGGTACATAAGCGTGTTCCTGTCAAACTGGGAAGCGAGGGTGAATTAGAAGTGGTTTTTTGTTGCGTTCTCTTAGGATCTGTTAACAGTTAATGGGAGTAAAAACGGGTAATGTATTGCATTATTCCTCCATTTAGTCAGTTCCTAATTTGCAGCTTTACAGTATTAATGATGTTAACGTTTTGGCAGGCTGCCTTTGTTCAAATGGCCTTTTTTGAGTACATGGTTGGGTCTCTTTGCTTGTTTGGGTGCATTTAAACGTAATTAATTTGAGAAAGTATTTTGGACAGCGACAATTCTTCTGCAAGTTATTACACCACTAATTGCTCTTGTGTTCGGGAAAGATTGCTGGAGGATGActtttaagtttctttttagaTGGCAAGTTGTTAGATACTCTTGAGTTCAGCAACAGAGGTCCATTAATTTTGTTCAGGTTCTGATGTTG
The sequence above is a segment of the Solanum lycopersicum chromosome 10, SLM_r2.1 genome. Coding sequences within it:
- the LOC101246099 gene encoding glycine-rich RNA-binding protein RZ1A, coding for MGEDDEYRCFIGNLSWSTSERGLKDAFRKFGNLLDAKVVVDKFSGRSKGFGFVTFDEKKAMEEAIDAMNGMDLDGRAITVDKAQPQQSSGRDYDSNRPHDRDRDRGRDRSRSDREYGGGRGSGGGECFKCGKPGHFARECPSEEGRGGRYGGRDDRYGGGGGGGSRGSGYGPERNGDRFGNCSSRDGGGHGGGERYNRDRSGPYDRRGSGSRAG